One window of the Streptomyces sp. NBC_00259 genome contains the following:
- a CDS encoding sugar ABC transporter permease, translating into MKKTRASEQAEPTRAGGDSARAGTPAADVDRRRTSEGGIRGYLRDFTRTLRSGELGSLPGIIGLIVIWAVFQGLHPQFLSPRNLSNLSVDIVGTGMIALGIVFVLLLGEVDLSVGSVSGLTAAVFAVLNVSNGLPEWLAILAALVVGAAIGAFQGFFAARIGVPAFVVTLAGLLAWNGLMLYVLGASGTINLHEEGLVHALTSYYFHDPAVAYGLAALSVGAFFVASYRDACRRRSAGVLSLPVAVIALRTGAVALAAFAAAYVLNRFEGLPLALLIFLVFVVGLNFLLRRTFYGRKIVSIGGGAEAARRAGMNVVWLRISAFMVSGTLAAVGGLFLASRVAAVGQTSGSSILLINAIAAAVIGGVSLFGGRGTTWAVLLGMLVIQSIASGMVLLGIPTPMQSVITGGVLLAAVTLDSLSRISQKAHGRA; encoded by the coding sequence GTGAAGAAAACTCGAGCGTCCGAACAGGCCGAACCCACCAGGGCGGGCGGCGACTCGGCCCGTGCCGGAACACCCGCTGCCGACGTCGACCGCAGGAGGACGAGCGAAGGGGGCATCCGGGGCTATCTCAGGGACTTCACCCGCACACTGCGCAGCGGTGAACTCGGATCGCTTCCCGGCATCATCGGCCTGATCGTGATCTGGGCCGTCTTCCAGGGCCTCCACCCTCAGTTCCTCTCACCGCGCAATCTGTCCAACCTCAGCGTGGACATCGTCGGCACGGGCATGATCGCGCTCGGCATCGTCTTCGTCCTGCTGCTCGGCGAGGTGGACCTGTCGGTCGGGTCGGTCAGCGGGCTCACGGCGGCGGTCTTCGCCGTACTGAACGTGAGCAACGGGCTTCCCGAGTGGCTGGCGATCCTCGCCGCCCTGGTCGTCGGAGCGGCGATCGGGGCCTTTCAGGGCTTCTTCGCGGCCAGGATCGGCGTACCGGCGTTCGTCGTCACCCTGGCGGGACTGCTGGCCTGGAACGGCCTCATGCTCTACGTGCTGGGCGCGAGCGGCACCATCAACCTCCATGAAGAGGGCCTGGTTCACGCGCTCACCAGCTACTACTTCCACGACCCGGCCGTGGCGTACGGACTGGCGGCCCTCAGCGTGGGCGCCTTCTTCGTCGCGTCGTACCGCGACGCCTGCCGCCGCAGGTCCGCCGGCGTGCTGTCCCTGCCGGTCGCCGTGATCGCCCTGCGCACCGGCGCGGTCGCGCTGGCCGCGTTCGCCGCCGCGTACGTACTGAACCGGTTCGAGGGCCTGCCGCTCGCCCTGCTGATCTTCCTGGTGTTCGTCGTCGGCCTCAACTTCCTCCTTCGCCGCACGTTCTACGGACGGAAGATCGTCTCCATCGGCGGCGGCGCCGAGGCGGCCCGCCGCGCCGGCATGAACGTGGTGTGGCTGCGGATCTCGGCGTTCATGGTGTCCGGGACCCTCGCCGCCGTGGGCGGGCTCTTCCTGGCCTCACGCGTCGCGGCGGTGGGCCAGACCTCGGGCTCCAGCATCCTGCTGATCAACGCCATCGCCGCGGCCGTCATCGGTGGTGTCAGCCTGTTCGGCGGCCGGGGTACGACCTGGGCCGTCCTGCTCGGCATGCTCGTGATCCAGTCGATCGCGTCGGGCATGGTGCTCCTCGGCATCCCGACGCCGATGCAGTCCGTGATCACCGGTGGGGTGCTGCTCGCCGCCGTGACCCTCGACTCGCTGTCGCGGATCTCGCAGAAGGCCCACGGCAGGGCCTGA
- a CDS encoding TetR/AcrR family transcriptional regulator, protein MNTERQRQLSTAEERRETVLRTAIGAFAARGYFGTTTTEVAKAAGISQAYVYRLFPNKESLFVAVVEHCFVRVRAALEGGAAEAKSSAPEAVLASMGDAYARLISDNDLMLVQLHAQAAAVSEPAIRDAVRAGYARTVEYVRGASGGGEQQIQEFFAVGMLCHLLVSIDVGSVDAPWTRTLAAGITHY, encoded by the coding sequence ATGAACACGGAACGGCAACGCCAACTGTCCACAGCCGAGGAGCGCCGGGAGACGGTGCTGCGCACCGCCATCGGCGCCTTCGCGGCTCGGGGGTACTTCGGCACCACGACCACGGAAGTGGCCAAGGCGGCCGGGATCTCCCAGGCGTACGTCTACCGGCTGTTCCCCAACAAGGAGTCCCTCTTCGTCGCGGTCGTCGAGCACTGCTTCGTCAGGGTGCGGGCGGCCCTGGAGGGCGGCGCCGCGGAGGCCAAGAGCAGCGCGCCCGAAGCGGTGCTCGCCTCGATGGGAGACGCGTACGCCCGTCTGATCAGCGACAACGACCTGATGCTGGTGCAGCTGCACGCCCAGGCGGCGGCCGTCTCCGAGCCCGCGATCCGTGACGCGGTGCGGGCGGGATACGCCCGTACGGTCGAGTACGTCCGTGGTGCGTCCGGCGGCGGTGAGCAGCAGATCCAGGAGTTCTTCGCCGTCGGCATGCTCTGTCACCTGCTGGTCTCGATCGACGTGGGATCGGTCGACGCGCCGTGGACGCGCACGCTGGCCGCGGGTATCACGCACTACTGA
- a CDS encoding ATP-binding cassette domain-containing protein, which produces MVHVASTPLLALRGICKRFGVVWALSDVELEIHAGEVVALVGDNGAGKSTLVKVITGAGPADEGMIEWNGRPVRISRPRDAQSLGITSVYQDLALCETLDVVGNLFLGHEIGRSGVLDEVAMERRARELDLLDTLSLRIPSVRVPVASLSAGQRQTVAIARALLSEPKMLILDEPTAALGVRQTTHFLDLIDGLRERGLGVLLVSHNLGDVKAVADHVAVLHLGRNNGFFSVPTTSQEQIVSSITGATDNAVTHRAVRAWEGAV; this is translated from the coding sequence GTGGTTCATGTGGCGAGCACACCTCTGCTGGCGCTGCGTGGAATCTGCAAACGGTTCGGCGTCGTCTGGGCCCTCTCGGACGTCGAGCTGGAGATCCACGCCGGGGAGGTCGTCGCGCTGGTGGGCGACAACGGCGCGGGCAAGTCCACCCTGGTCAAGGTGATCACCGGCGCCGGGCCCGCCGACGAGGGCATGATCGAGTGGAACGGCCGCCCCGTGCGGATCTCGCGCCCCCGTGACGCCCAGAGCCTGGGAATCACCAGCGTCTACCAGGACCTCGCGCTGTGCGAGACCCTCGATGTCGTCGGCAACCTCTTCCTCGGCCATGAGATCGGCAGGTCCGGAGTCCTCGACGAGGTGGCCATGGAGCGCCGGGCCCGGGAACTGGACCTGCTCGACACCCTCTCCCTGCGGATCCCGAGCGTCCGCGTCCCCGTCGCCTCCCTCTCCGCGGGCCAGCGCCAGACCGTCGCGATCGCGCGCGCCCTCCTCAGCGAGCCCAAGATGCTCATCCTCGACGAACCCACCGCCGCACTGGGTGTCCGGCAGACCACCCACTTCCTCGATCTGATCGACGGGCTGCGGGAACGCGGGCTCGGCGTCCTCCTCGTCAGCCACAACCTCGGGGACGTCAAGGCCGTCGCGGACCATGTCGCGGTGCTCCACCTCGGCCGCAACAACGGCTTCTTCAGCGTGCCGACCACGTCCCAGGAGCAGATCGTCTCCTCCATCACCGGTGCCACCGACAACGCCGTCACCCATCGTGCGGTCCGGGCCTGGGAGGGAGCGGTGTGA
- a CDS encoding sugar ABC transporter substrate-binding protein gives MSFPRPGRAVATATAVAALAGLAACGTVGEAGDDPDPSGSGKDSFTIGLLLPDTHTARWATADNPLIMKRIKELCPGCKVTHAYASADVATQQQQIESMIANGAKVLILDPVDDKALRSSIARARDADVPVVSYDRLAEGPIAAYSSYDSEEIGRIQAQELLKAMGPKARDGQIVMMNGDPTDPNTRALVKGARSVLDGKVKIGRSYYTAGWIPENAFRNMSAAIAELGADRIDGVLAANDGLAGGVVTALKAADMKPLPPVTGQDADLSAIRRILKGEQYVTVYKSFEAEANAAAEMAVALGRGEKLDSIAKDRVSNDTSDDIPAVLGPLVPVTRDNIEETVVKSGLYTVDQICTPAVAIDCREAGLSP, from the coding sequence ATGTCGTTCCCACGGCCTGGTCGTGCCGTTGCCACCGCCACAGCGGTGGCAGCGCTCGCCGGTCTCGCCGCCTGCGGGACCGTCGGCGAGGCGGGCGACGACCCGGACCCGAGCGGCTCCGGCAAGGACAGCTTCACGATCGGGCTGTTGCTTCCCGATACGCACACCGCTCGCTGGGCGACCGCCGACAATCCCCTGATCATGAAGCGGATCAAGGAACTGTGCCCGGGCTGCAAGGTGACGCACGCCTACGCCTCGGCGGACGTGGCCACCCAGCAGCAGCAGATCGAATCCATGATCGCGAACGGCGCCAAGGTCCTGATCCTCGATCCCGTCGACGACAAGGCGCTGCGCTCCTCGATCGCCCGGGCCCGGGACGCGGACGTCCCGGTGGTCTCGTACGACCGTCTCGCCGAGGGACCCATCGCGGCCTACTCCAGCTACGACTCCGAGGAGATCGGACGGATCCAGGCCCAGGAGCTGCTCAAGGCGATGGGGCCCAAGGCGCGCGACGGACAGATCGTGATGATGAACGGTGATCCCACCGATCCCAACACCCGGGCGCTGGTGAAGGGCGCGCGCTCCGTCCTCGACGGCAAGGTCAAGATCGGGCGGTCATACTACACCGCCGGCTGGATACCGGAGAACGCGTTCAGGAACATGTCCGCCGCCATCGCGGAGCTGGGCGCGGACAGGATCGACGGGGTCCTGGCGGCCAACGACGGGCTGGCGGGAGGCGTGGTCACCGCGCTCAAGGCCGCCGACATGAAACCCCTGCCGCCCGTGACGGGTCAAGACGCCGACCTCTCGGCGATACGACGCATCCTCAAGGGCGAGCAGTACGTCACCGTCTACAAGTCCTTCGAGGCAGAGGCCAACGCCGCCGCGGAGATGGCCGTCGCACTGGGCCGCGGCGAGAAGCTCGACTCCATCGCCAAGGATCGCGTCAGCAATGACACGAGCGATGACATCCCGGCCGTTCTCGGCCCGCTCGTCCCCGTGACCCGCGACAACATCGAGGAGACGGTCGTCAAGAGCGGCCTCTACACGGTCGACCAGATCTGCACCCCGGCGGTCGCGATCGACTGCCGGGAAGCCGGACTCAGCCCCTAG
- a CDS encoding MFS transporter → MSRSRLGSAAKTGGPPGTRPGLALAALAGAQFVVTLSTSVVNVALPAIRDGIGLTGSGLSWVVNSYGLAFGALLLLGGRAADLLGRRRVLLAGLALFAAASFGAGLATAPWTLLTARTLQGVGAAAVAPAALSLVMRLFPPGPRRGGALGVWGAVSGAGGAAGVLAGGVLTEGLGWSWVFHAAGLGAVVVLAATVALVPAVAPPSREARRPLDIAGALAVTAGLVALVHGLTTARSAGWGAPPVLGSLAVAAALLVLLVLIERRHREPLVPPRLFAQGPVAPANLVMALLGAVWVGLFFFLPLHQQQVLGAGPLEAGVSQLPLAVANMLGSWAAPRLARRLGPHLTLAAGLLAQSAGLLWLTRISARGSFLGDLLGPSVLIGLGLGIAFVQLTAAAAPIAATARPAGRADAAELVELTGDLETVGAYDFGGRLTSAMTAHPKEDPETGELHFFASSPFLIHHVASPDGQVLQSQEVPGAGAALKHDFVITEHHVVFLEGSVTFDPGEHSGIPYAWSDVQQARIGVMPRRNGGASRVRWFDILPGFGMHFANAYEDAQGRIVIEGPAVGRDGWQRSWNWWVGAPDRGAEPNSGSRTRRWTVDLTAGRVAEEQIDDLTVEFPTINEAYTGREHRYQYALSFPDDRGVGNHTLVKYDRRTGKRQLLPVGNGQLPSEAVFVPAAGATDEDAGYLLTVVSDLNADASRMLVLDASDLSLPPVATVHLPRRVPAMIHGSWIPDTAAG, encoded by the coding sequence ATGTCCAGAAGCCGGCTCGGGTCAGCTGCGAAGACCGGGGGCCCGCCGGGCACACGGCCCGGCCTCGCGCTGGCGGCCCTGGCCGGCGCCCAGTTCGTGGTCACACTGAGCACGTCCGTCGTCAACGTCGCCCTTCCCGCGATCCGTGACGGCATCGGCCTGACCGGCAGCGGCCTGTCCTGGGTCGTGAACTCCTACGGGCTCGCCTTCGGGGCGCTGCTCCTGCTGGGCGGACGGGCCGCCGATCTCCTCGGAAGGCGCCGGGTCCTGCTCGCGGGACTCGCGCTCTTCGCGGCCGCCTCGTTCGGGGCGGGCCTGGCCACCGCGCCCTGGACGCTGCTCACCGCACGCACTCTGCAGGGCGTGGGGGCCGCCGCGGTGGCGCCCGCCGCGCTCTCCCTGGTCATGCGGCTCTTCCCGCCGGGACCCCGGCGCGGCGGAGCCCTGGGGGTGTGGGGAGCGGTCTCCGGTGCCGGGGGAGCGGCCGGCGTCCTGGCCGGCGGCGTACTCACCGAAGGCCTGGGATGGTCCTGGGTCTTCCACGCGGCCGGGCTCGGCGCTGTCGTCGTCCTCGCCGCGACCGTCGCCCTGGTGCCCGCGGTCGCTCCTCCGTCCCGTGAGGCCCGACGCCCCCTCGACATCGCCGGCGCGCTCGCCGTCACCGCCGGACTCGTCGCCCTCGTCCACGGCCTCACGACCGCCCGCAGCGCAGGGTGGGGCGCTCCGCCGGTGCTGGGTTCCCTGGCGGTGGCCGCCGCCTTGCTCGTCCTCCTCGTACTGATCGAGCGCCGCCACCGAGAACCCCTGGTGCCACCACGGCTGTTCGCCCAGGGCCCGGTCGCACCGGCCAACCTGGTCATGGCGCTGCTCGGCGCCGTATGGGTCGGACTGTTCTTCTTCCTCCCCCTCCACCAGCAGCAGGTGCTGGGTGCGGGTCCGTTGGAAGCCGGAGTGTCCCAACTGCCGCTGGCCGTCGCGAACATGCTCGGCTCATGGGCCGCACCGCGACTCGCCCGCAGGCTCGGCCCGCACCTCACACTCGCCGCGGGACTGCTGGCTCAGTCCGCCGGACTGCTCTGGCTCACCCGCATCTCCGCCCGGGGCAGCTTCCTCGGAGACCTGCTCGGCCCCAGTGTCCTCATCGGGCTCGGTCTGGGCATCGCCTTCGTCCAGCTGACCGCCGCCGCCGCGCCCATCGCCGCGACCGCCCGCCCCGCCGGCCGCGCCGACGCCGCGGAACTGGTCGAGCTCACCGGCGACCTGGAGACCGTGGGCGCGTACGACTTCGGCGGCAGGCTGACCTCCGCGATGACCGCCCACCCCAAGGAGGATCCGGAAACCGGTGAACTCCACTTCTTCGCCTCCTCGCCCTTCCTGATCCACCACGTCGCCTCGCCGGACGGGCAGGTCCTGCAGAGCCAGGAAGTCCCGGGAGCCGGCGCCGCGCTGAAGCACGACTTCGTCATCACCGAGCACCACGTGGTGTTCCTGGAGGGATCGGTCACCTTCGACCCGGGCGAGCACTCCGGCATCCCGTACGCCTGGAGCGACGTCCAGCAGGCGCGGATCGGCGTCATGCCCAGGAGGAACGGAGGGGCGTCGCGGGTCCGTTGGTTCGACATCCTGCCTGGATTCGGGATGCACTTCGCCAACGCGTACGAGGACGCACAGGGCCGTATCGTCATCGAGGGCCCCGCGGTGGGCCGTGACGGCTGGCAGCGCTCCTGGAACTGGTGGGTCGGCGCCCCCGACCGCGGCGCCGAGCCCAACTCCGGCTCCCGCACCCGGCGATGGACGGTCGACCTGACGGCCGGCCGGGTCGCCGAGGAGCAGATCGACGACCTGACCGTGGAGTTCCCGACGATCAACGAGGCGTACACCGGCCGCGAGCACCGCTACCAGTACGCGCTGTCCTTCCCCGACGACCGCGGCGTCGGCAACCACACCCTGGTCAAGTACGACCGGCGTACCGGGAAGCGCCAGTTGCTCCCCGTGGGCAACGGTCAGCTCCCCAGCGAGGCAGTCTTCGTCCCGGCCGCGGGCGCGACCGACGAGGACGCCGGGTATCTGCTGACCGTCGTCAGCGACCTGAACGCCGACGCGTCCAGGATGCTCGTCCTGGACGCCTCGGACCTGTCACTGCCGCCGGTGGCCACCGTCCATCTGCCGCGCCGGGTCCCCGCCATGATCCACGGCTCGTGGATCCCCGACACCGCTGCGGGGTGA
- a CDS encoding VOC family protein: MARDLPAAEDFYAAVLGWVFRPTRLGEEFSVAFLDGTPVAGMGALAHSLKAPVAWTPYFAVDDADAAASRICERSATVAVGPLSFGTGRAALASDRDGAVFGIWQGQAIPDWSVGTDKAPAWLELRTRDAFDAAIFYAEVLDWACGQAGCCQVAYEDDHVVLRHYGNTVARITGGAIGEAPDPQVRPRWHVYFYVPDVEFAVRTAVKLGGSTVSPTEPSDADAWVTLSDPDGGLFTVTSRDPAAPPAGPGQSAEQPSRS, encoded by the coding sequence ATGGCTCGTGACCTGCCTGCCGCAGAGGACTTCTACGCGGCGGTGCTCGGCTGGGTCTTCCGGCCCACCCGGCTGGGCGAGGAGTTCTCCGTCGCGTTCCTCGACGGGACTCCGGTCGCCGGTATGGGGGCGCTCGCCCACAGTCTCAAGGCGCCGGTGGCGTGGACGCCGTACTTCGCCGTCGACGACGCGGACGCCGCGGCGTCCCGGATCTGCGAGCGCAGCGCCACCGTCGCGGTCGGTCCGCTCAGTTTCGGCACCGGGCGGGCCGCGCTGGCCTCGGACCGGGACGGTGCCGTCTTCGGCATCTGGCAGGGCCAGGCCATTCCCGACTGGAGCGTGGGCACCGACAAGGCGCCGGCCTGGCTGGAACTGCGCACCCGGGACGCCTTCGACGCGGCGATCTTCTACGCCGAGGTGCTCGACTGGGCCTGCGGCCAGGCCGGTTGCTGCCAGGTGGCCTACGAGGACGACCACGTCGTGCTCCGCCACTACGGCAACACCGTCGCCCGCATCACCGGCGGTGCGATCGGGGAGGCTCCCGACCCGCAGGTCCGGCCCCGCTGGCATGTGTACTTCTACGTGCCCGACGTCGAGTTCGCCGTCCGCACGGCGGTCAAACTCGGCGGCAGCACGGTCTCGCCGACGGAACCGTCCGACGCCGATGCCTGGGTCACCCTGAGCGACCCCGACGGCGGGCTCTTCACCGTCACCTCGCGCGATCCGGCCGCGCCGCCGGCCGGGCCCGGGCAGTCGGCCGAGCAGCCCAGCCGCTCCTGA
- a CDS encoding glycosyl hydrolase, whose protein sequence is MSLRRRALLKMGAAAGAAAALPWGTTPEAAAAAPASGHGTGAGGGLPRAFADPRPEVRPRFRWWWPDALVDTAEIEREIDQIAAAGFGGVEIAAVTHSMRGGATIDPVRYGWGTPAWVGAVEAALRRAKKRDVTVDLTLGPAWPNSVPSITPDSPAAVKELAHGTLTLPAGRRHTGPPPAPGTAPAEGVTQQELKLVQAIRITDATAEPMLLDHTTVTDITGAVTGGELDWTAPDDDGAWLVIAYWERGSGQRPEGPHHTDPLSYVIDHFSADGTRAAIAFWERHLLPPSTRKLLRETGGALFEDSIELETDETMWTPALPVEFEKRMGYSLLPYLATVVERDEDPVHAFGPEIDKAVRRDVIEVLTELYVEHHLKPFQDWAHRLGLQLRVQPYGPGTDSIWSAAVLDVSEGESLGFKNPDDFRCLAGGRDMGGKHVLSNEAGATAGGAYATAWDATLKKLVTQYAAGVNQAYFHGFAYAEAPGAAWPGFAAFSPYNGGGGYGEAWGPRQPTWGHVPDIARYLGRTQQILQTGVNRADIGILRQKGPAGTGLGAPWFTAEGVPVGWTHLFLSPRLLDLPSAKVRGGRLAPDGPAFKALVVEGDVLSGRDRTMQLDVAEKLIGYAQAGLRIVVIGDWSDARVPGLPGPGDNERLRALLAELFALPAVRVVADRPYVPDAIAALGLRRDVEYAQRSWLVHAHRADEDADYFFFAVDAVTKGASTTRVDHDVSLAARWHDAVPYRLDAWTGSVEPVPLYSRTEDGRVRLRITLEPGATTIVALVRPGRGADGFSRHATHSEAAEVRRGAGGRLEIRDTRPGTYRTTLQDGRTAETGLGGMPESMSLTRWDLTVEDWQPGARPSGTLKSRREFTLDALAPWPIVPGLEDVSGIGRYRTTVRLDAPWTGGYGAYLELGEVFDTFRVTINGHRLPPADQLTPRVDVGPYLLRGNNTVEVEVATTLLNRLRVANAPVFGGGKRQNYGLVGPVRLVPYGRAAVGR, encoded by the coding sequence ATGAGCCTGCGGCGGAGAGCGCTGCTGAAGATGGGGGCCGCGGCAGGCGCGGCCGCGGCCCTGCCCTGGGGCACCACCCCGGAGGCTGCGGCCGCGGCGCCGGCGTCCGGGCACGGCACGGGCGCGGGAGGCGGCCTCCCGCGCGCCTTCGCCGACCCGCGCCCCGAGGTCCGCCCCAGGTTCCGCTGGTGGTGGCCCGACGCCCTCGTCGACACCGCCGAGATCGAGCGCGAGATCGACCAGATCGCCGCCGCCGGCTTCGGCGGTGTCGAGATAGCCGCCGTCACGCACAGCATGCGGGGCGGCGCGACGATCGACCCGGTCCGCTACGGCTGGGGCACCCCCGCCTGGGTCGGGGCGGTCGAGGCAGCGCTGCGCCGGGCGAAGAAGCGGGACGTCACCGTCGACCTGACCCTCGGGCCCGCGTGGCCGAACTCCGTTCCCTCCATCACGCCCGACAGCCCCGCCGCCGTGAAGGAACTCGCCCACGGCACCCTCACCCTCCCCGCCGGCCGGCGCCACACCGGCCCGCCCCCGGCCCCCGGCACAGCGCCCGCCGAAGGCGTCACCCAGCAGGAGCTGAAGCTCGTCCAGGCGATCCGGATCACCGACGCCACGGCCGAGCCCATGCTGCTGGACCACACCACCGTCACCGACATCACCGGCGCCGTGACCGGCGGCGAGCTCGACTGGACGGCACCCGACGACGACGGCGCCTGGCTCGTCATCGCCTACTGGGAGCGCGGCTCCGGCCAGCGCCCCGAAGGCCCGCACCACACCGACCCGCTCTCCTACGTCATCGACCACTTCAGCGCGGACGGCACCCGCGCCGCCATCGCGTTCTGGGAGCGCCATCTCCTGCCGCCGAGCACCCGCAAGCTGCTCCGCGAGACGGGCGGCGCCCTTTTCGAGGACTCCATCGAGCTCGAGACCGACGAGACGATGTGGACGCCCGCACTGCCGGTCGAGTTCGAGAAGCGCATGGGGTACTCGCTGCTGCCCTACCTCGCGACCGTCGTCGAACGCGACGAGGACCCCGTCCATGCCTTCGGTCCGGAGATCGACAAGGCCGTCCGCCGCGACGTCATCGAGGTCCTCACCGAGCTGTACGTCGAGCACCACCTGAAGCCGTTCCAGGACTGGGCGCACCGGCTCGGCCTCCAGCTGCGCGTCCAGCCGTACGGCCCGGGCACCGACTCCATCTGGTCGGCCGCGGTGCTCGACGTCTCCGAGGGCGAGTCGCTCGGCTTCAAGAACCCCGACGACTTCCGCTGCCTGGCAGGTGGGCGCGACATGGGCGGCAAGCACGTCCTCTCCAACGAGGCCGGCGCGACGGCCGGCGGCGCCTACGCCACGGCGTGGGACGCGACGCTGAAGAAGCTCGTCACCCAGTACGCGGCCGGCGTCAACCAGGCCTACTTCCACGGCTTCGCCTACGCCGAGGCGCCCGGCGCCGCCTGGCCCGGCTTCGCCGCGTTCTCCCCGTACAACGGCGGCGGCGGGTACGGCGAGGCATGGGGGCCGCGGCAGCCCACCTGGGGCCATGTGCCGGACATCGCGCGGTACTTGGGCCGCACCCAGCAGATCCTGCAGACCGGCGTCAACCGGGCGGACATCGGCATCCTGCGGCAGAAGGGCCCCGCCGGGACCGGTCTCGGCGCGCCGTGGTTCACCGCGGAGGGCGTGCCCGTCGGCTGGACGCATCTGTTCCTCAGCCCGCGGCTGCTCGACCTGCCGTCCGCGAAGGTACGGGGCGGGCGGCTCGCCCCGGACGGCCCGGCGTTCAAGGCGCTCGTCGTCGAGGGCGACGTGCTGAGCGGCAGGGACCGCACGATGCAGCTGGACGTAGCCGAGAAGCTCATCGGCTACGCGCAGGCCGGGCTGCGGATCGTCGTCATCGGCGACTGGTCGGACGCGCGCGTGCCGGGCCTGCCCGGGCCCGGCGACAACGAGCGGCTGCGCGCTCTGCTCGCCGAGCTGTTCGCGCTGCCGGCGGTGCGGGTGGTCGCGGACCGGCCCTATGTGCCGGACGCCATCGCGGCGCTGGGGCTGCGGCGCGACGTCGAGTACGCCCAGCGCTCGTGGCTGGTGCACGCCCATCGTGCCGACGAGGACGCCGACTACTTCTTCTTCGCCGTGGACGCGGTGACCAAGGGCGCGTCCACCACGCGGGTCGACCACGACGTCAGCCTCGCGGCGCGCTGGCACGACGCGGTGCCGTACCGCCTCGACGCGTGGACCGGATCGGTGGAGCCGGTGCCGCTGTACTCCCGTACCGAGGACGGGCGGGTGCGGCTGCGGATCACGCTGGAGCCGGGGGCGACCACGATCGTCGCCCTGGTGCGGCCGGGCCGAGGGGCCGACGGGTTCTCCCGGCACGCGACGCACAGCGAGGCCGCGGAGGTCCGCCGGGGTGCGGGCGGTCGCCTGGAGATCCGCGACACGCGGCCCGGCACCTACCGGACCACCCTCCAGGACGGCCGGACCGCCGAGACGGGCCTGGGCGGCATGCCCGAGTCGATGTCGCTCACCCGCTGGGACCTGACGGTCGAGGACTGGCAGCCGGGCGCCCGCCCGTCCGGGACGCTGAAGTCCCGCCGCGAGTTCACACTGGACGCGCTGGCGCCGTGGCCCATCGTCCCGGGTCTGGAGGACGTCTCCGGCATCGGCCGCTACCGCACGACGGTGCGACTCGACGCGCCGTGGACGGGCGGGTACGGGGCGTACCTCGAACTGGGCGAGGTCTTCGACACTTTCCGTGTCACCATCAACGGCCACCGGCTGCCGCCGGCGGACCAGTTGACCCCACGGGTCGACGTCGGACCGTACCTGCTGCGCGGGAACAACACCGTCGAGGTCGAGGTGGCGACGACGCTGCTGAACCGTCTCCGGGTGGCGAACGCCCCGGTCTTCGGCGGCGGGAAGCGGCAGAACTACGGTCTGGTGGGACCGGTGCGGCTGGTTCCGTACGGGAGGGCGGCCGTCGGACGCTGA